One Sagittula stellata E-37 genomic window carries:
- a CDS encoding ABC transporter permease, protein MAVETQAIKKPISFIAPVMGGFGAFAGVFIGAANGSVLLGIVLGFVVLAAITYVAMEVLDPKMETSVKWGLVALLAVAGFLLAGLPGAVMGAIFGYVFGILIYWIGMGRYRVPLPPYLTSGQVLWHYSFRTICGAIFVFLITPILVVMPLSFNAENFFTFTPEMLRFDPAGYSLKHYRDFFTSSEWQQALRNSLIIAPFATFLSVSFGTLAAIGLSSEHVPFRRAIMAILISPMIVPLIISAAGMYFFYSRIGLQGTLFGVVLAHAALGIPFVIITVTATLVGFDRSLTRAAANMGANPVTTFFRVQMPLILPGVISGGLFAFITSFDEVVVVLFVGSAKQQTLPWQMFTGLREQISPTILAVATILVAISIMLLTTVEILRRRSERMRGMSPG, encoded by the coding sequence ATGGCTGTTGAAACGCAAGCGATCAAGAAACCCATCAGCTTCATCGCCCCTGTCATGGGCGGCTTCGGGGCCTTCGCCGGGGTGTTCATCGGCGCTGCCAACGGGTCTGTCCTTCTGGGCATCGTCCTGGGGTTCGTGGTGCTTGCCGCGATCACCTATGTCGCGATGGAAGTCCTGGACCCGAAGATGGAAACCTCGGTCAAGTGGGGGCTCGTGGCCCTTCTTGCCGTGGCCGGTTTCCTCTTGGCCGGCCTGCCTGGCGCCGTCATGGGCGCCATCTTCGGCTACGTCTTCGGCATCCTGATCTACTGGATCGGCATGGGCCGCTACCGCGTTCCGCTGCCGCCGTATCTCACCTCTGGACAGGTCCTGTGGCACTACAGTTTCCGCACAATCTGCGGCGCGATCTTCGTGTTCCTGATCACGCCGATCCTCGTGGTGATGCCGCTGTCGTTCAACGCGGAGAACTTCTTTACCTTCACGCCAGAGATGCTGCGCTTCGACCCTGCGGGCTACTCGTTGAAGCACTACCGTGATTTCTTTACCTCGTCGGAATGGCAGCAGGCGCTGCGCAACTCCCTGATCATCGCGCCTTTCGCAACGTTCCTGTCGGTCAGCTTCGGGACGCTTGCGGCGATCGGCCTCTCGTCCGAGCATGTGCCGTTCCGCCGGGCGATCATGGCGATCCTGATCTCTCCGATGATCGTGCCGCTCATCATCTCGGCCGCGGGCATGTACTTTTTCTACTCGCGCATCGGTCTGCAGGGCACGCTGTTCGGGGTGGTTCTGGCCCACGCGGCGCTTGGCATTCCCTTTGTCATCATCACTGTGACCGCCACGCTCGTGGGCTTTGACCGGTCGCTGACGCGGGCCGCGGCGAACATGGGCGCCAACCCGGTGACGACGTTCTTCCGGGTCCAGATGCCGCTGATCCTGCCGGGCGTGATCTCCGGTGGTCTCTTCGCCTTCATCACCTCTTTCGACGAAGTGGTGGTCGTTCTTTTCGTCGGTTCGGCCAAGCAGCAGACCCTGCCGTGGCAGATGTTCACCGGCCTCCGGGAGCAGATTTCGCCGACAATCCTTGCAGTGGCGACAATCCTCGTGGCGATCTCGATCATGCTCCTGACAACTGTCGAGATTCTGCGACGCCGGTCGGAACGGATGCGGGGCATGAGCCCGGGCTGA
- a CDS encoding ABC transporter permease, producing MTDATTDPDKIEGPTPDNALRAADKAQSGPMLAADGTPLKRSLARALRRQKMRALLLIAPLLIFVLVTFIAPIVDMLFRSVENQIVSETLPKTVVALESWDDESGELPGETVFNAAYEDIFLAAERKLHTRLGTRLNYELTGVSSLFRKSGRGLDDIGEVYQDQFEDLDENWDEALPWAQLMGDPEWIAAQEEWDNASEDDRGRMPKFELRDDIVQRLPNASIAYRDFARFQQTEEEKSPLEEEPWSLVHTMLYRDLAAGDMSDYTGPQAEMLKAADALVDSPDFETVDVRTVFEDIDKDWMDIDVWKTIKMYSPNYTNGYFLNSIDMQKTPEGPALRDEDERIYGLLFKRTMFMSMVITFSCIALAYPVAYLLSNLPARTANLLMILVLLPFWTSLLVRTSAWKVMLQQQGVINDVLVWIGLVADDNRLVMINNQLGTIIAMTHILLPFMILPMYSVMATIPPTYVRAAKSLGATNWTTFWRVYFPQSVPGIGAGSILVFILAIGYYITPEIVGGTTGTFISNRIAYHISSSLNWGLAAALGTILLAVVLILYWAYDKIVGIDNVKLGG from the coding sequence ATGACCGACGCGACCACCGATCCAGACAAGATCGAAGGACCGACACCCGACAACGCCCTGCGGGCCGCGGACAAGGCTCAGTCAGGGCCGATGCTCGCGGCGGATGGCACGCCGCTGAAAAGGAGCCTTGCGCGGGCGCTGCGAAGGCAGAAGATGCGGGCTTTGCTGCTTATTGCGCCGCTGCTGATCTTCGTGCTGGTGACCTTCATCGCACCGATTGTCGATATGCTGTTCCGCTCTGTCGAGAACCAGATCGTCTCCGAGACCCTGCCAAAGACGGTGGTTGCGCTTGAAAGCTGGGACGATGAGTCTGGAGAGTTGCCCGGCGAAACGGTGTTCAACGCCGCCTACGAAGACATCTTCCTGGCCGCTGAACGGAAGCTTCATACACGCCTCGGCACCCGTCTGAACTACGAACTGACCGGCGTTTCCTCGCTGTTCCGCAAATCTGGCCGCGGTCTCGATGACATCGGCGAAGTGTATCAGGATCAGTTCGAGGACCTCGACGAGAACTGGGACGAGGCGCTGCCGTGGGCTCAGCTCATGGGCGATCCTGAGTGGATTGCCGCCCAGGAGGAGTGGGACAACGCCTCCGAGGATGATCGCGGACGGATGCCGAAATTCGAACTGCGCGACGACATCGTGCAAAGGCTGCCCAACGCCTCCATCGCCTATCGCGACTTCGCCCGCTTCCAGCAGACCGAGGAAGAGAAAAGCCCGCTGGAGGAAGAACCCTGGTCGCTGGTGCACACGATGCTCTATCGCGACCTCGCGGCGGGTGACATGTCCGACTACACCGGCCCGCAGGCCGAGATGCTGAAGGCCGCAGATGCGCTTGTCGACAGCCCGGATTTCGAGACCGTCGACGTCCGCACCGTTTTTGAGGACATCGACAAGGACTGGATGGACATCGACGTCTGGAAGACGATCAAGATGTATTCGCCGAATTACACCAACGGCTACTTCCTCAACTCCATCGACATGCAGAAGACGCCAGAGGGGCCGGCGCTGCGGGATGAGGACGAGCGGATCTACGGGCTGCTGTTCAAGCGCACGATGTTCATGTCGATGGTCATCACTTTCAGCTGCATTGCTCTGGCCTATCCCGTGGCCTACCTGCTGTCCAACCTGCCGGCACGCACCGCGAACCTCCTGATGATCCTGGTGCTGTTGCCCTTCTGGACGTCGCTTCTGGTCCGGACGTCCGCCTGGAAGGTGATGTTGCAGCAACAGGGGGTCATCAACGACGTGCTTGTCTGGATCGGCCTCGTGGCGGACGACAACCGGCTGGTGATGATCAACAACCAGCTCGGCACGATCATCGCCATGACACACATCCTGCTGCCGTTCATGATCCTGCCGATGTATTCGGTGATGGCGACCATCCCGCCGACCTACGTCCGCGCGGCGAAGTCGCTGGGGGCCACCAACTGGACGACCTTCTGGCGGGTCTACTTCCCGCAGTCGGTGCCCGGCATCGGCGCGGGCTCGATCCTTGTGTTCATTCTTGCCATCGGGTACTACATCACGCCCGAGATCGTCGGTGGCACGACGGGTACGTTCATCTCGAACCGGATCGCCTACCACATCTCCTCGTCGCTCAACTGGGGTCTCGCGGCCGCGCTGGGGACGATCCTGCTGGCGGTGGTGCTGATCCTATACTGGGCCTACGACAAGATCGTCGGCATCGACAACGTGAAGCTGGGGGGCTGA
- a CDS encoding DUF1330 domain-containing protein translates to MPKGYIIGHITVKHPEAYREYVERDTPILKRLGGTFIVRGGQSQVVEGTAHDRHVVIEFPSYAAALAAYNDPEYQEVAQIRHNTADSVILVVEGAE, encoded by the coding sequence ATGCCCAAGGGCTACATCATAGGCCACATCACGGTTAAGCACCCTGAGGCCTACCGCGAATACGTCGAACGCGACACGCCGATCCTGAAACGCTTGGGGGGCACGTTCATCGTCCGTGGGGGACAATCCCAGGTCGTCGAGGGCACGGCCCACGACCGCCACGTCGTCATCGAATTTCCCAGCTACGCGGCCGCGCTGGCGGCCTACAACGATCCGGAGTACCAGGAGGTCGCCCAGATCCGCCACAACACGGCGGACAGCGTGATACTCGTGGTCGAGGGGGCAGAATGA
- a CDS encoding extracellular solute-binding protein, producing the protein MKFTKTLMATTALTVAATGAFAESHGNMASDMTLVSWGGAYQNSQQKAYVEPYLEMHPDVSVSWDESSAEAVAKLRAMNEAGNVTWDLVDVVASDAIRLCDEGLAMEVDHDEILAEAPDGTSASDDFGDLIVSDCYIPQIVYSTTVGYRTDLVPDGTEPPSDICAVFDLETYPGKRALEKRPINNMEWALLCDGVAKDEVYDVLETEAGQDQALAKLDTIKDQVVWWNAGADTPQLLADGEVFMGSTYNGRLYSAIVEQDQPIGMLWDAQVFDLDGWIIPEGLPEDRLARVKDFVKFATDTQRLADQAKYISYGPARSSSAPLVPEDMKMHMPTDPANAGNTFLYNYEFWADYRDDIDAKFQAWLAQ; encoded by the coding sequence ATGAAATTCACCAAGACTCTGATGGCGACGACGGCACTCACCGTGGCGGCCACCGGTGCCTTCGCGGAGAGCCATGGCAACATGGCGTCCGACATGACCCTCGTAAGCTGGGGCGGTGCATACCAGAACAGCCAGCAGAAGGCCTATGTCGAACCGTATCTCGAAATGCACCCGGACGTATCCGTGTCGTGGGACGAATCCTCGGCCGAGGCCGTGGCCAAGCTGCGTGCCATGAACGAAGCGGGCAACGTGACCTGGGATCTCGTGGACGTTGTGGCCTCTGACGCCATCCGTCTCTGTGACGAAGGTCTGGCCATGGAAGTCGACCACGACGAGATCCTCGCGGAAGCGCCCGACGGCACGTCCGCTTCGGACGACTTCGGCGATCTGATCGTCTCCGACTGCTACATTCCGCAGATCGTGTATTCGACCACCGTCGGCTACCGCACGGACCTCGTGCCGGACGGCACCGAGCCGCCGTCCGACATCTGCGCCGTCTTCGACCTGGAAACCTACCCGGGCAAGCGCGCGCTGGAAAAGCGTCCGATCAACAACATGGAGTGGGCGCTGCTCTGTGACGGTGTGGCCAAGGACGAAGTCTACGACGTGCTCGAGACCGAAGCCGGTCAGGACCAGGCGCTGGCCAAGCTGGACACCATCAAGGACCAGGTCGTCTGGTGGAACGCGGGCGCCGACACGCCGCAGCTTCTGGCCGACGGCGAAGTGTTCATGGGATCGACCTACAACGGTCGTCTGTACTCCGCCATCGTCGAGCAGGATCAGCCGATCGGCATGCTGTGGGACGCGCAGGTGTTCGACCTTGACGGCTGGATCATCCCCGAAGGTCTGCCCGAAGACCGTCTGGCGCGCGTGAAGGACTTCGTGAAGTTCGCCACCGACACCCAGCGTCTTGCAGACCAGGCGAAGTACATCTCTTACGGTCCGGCACGTTCGTCCTCGGCACCGCTGGTTCCCGAAGACATGAAGATGCACATGCCGACCGACCCGGCGAACGCGGGCAACACCTTCCTCTACAACTACGAGTTCTGGGCTGACTACCGCGACGACATCGACGCGAAGTTCCAGGCCTGGCTCGCTCAGTAA
- a CDS encoding extracellular solute-binding protein, which produces MTLTRNLLATTCLSLAAGSVSAQDMADSMTIVSWGGAYQNSQAEAYAKPYMEANPGVSITWDESSNEAVAKLRAQAEAGNITWDLVDVEGPDSQRLCDEGLAMEIDFDEDLAAGDDGSSATDDFGPSIINDCFIPQIVFSTTFGYRTDVAEWNGATPDSVCAIFDLEKFPGKRSLEKRPKKNLEWALLCDGVAKEDLYDVLDEDGGVERALAKLGTIKDQVVWWSAGADTPQLLADGEVVMGSTYNGRLFSVIEEQKQPVAMLWDWQVFDFDGWIIPADLPEDRLARVKDFVKFATDTQRLADQAKYISYGPARASSQPLVSTHADLGIEMGPHMPTNPANQKNFLVNNIEWWADNQDDVEARFQSWLVK; this is translated from the coding sequence ATGACACTCACGCGGAACCTTCTCGCCACAACCTGCCTGTCGCTTGCGGCAGGATCGGTCAGCGCGCAGGACATGGCCGACAGCATGACCATCGTCAGCTGGGGCGGAGCGTATCAGAACAGCCAGGCCGAGGCCTATGCCAAGCCCTACATGGAGGCAAACCCCGGCGTGTCGATCACCTGGGACGAGTCGTCCAATGAAGCGGTGGCCAAGCTGCGCGCGCAGGCCGAAGCCGGCAACATCACTTGGGACCTCGTGGACGTCGAAGGCCCCGACAGCCAGCGTCTGTGCGACGAAGGTCTCGCGATGGAGATCGACTTCGACGAGGATCTTGCCGCCGGTGACGACGGTTCCAGCGCGACCGACGACTTTGGCCCGTCCATCATCAACGACTGCTTTATCCCGCAGATCGTGTTCTCCACCACTTTCGGTTACCGCACCGATGTGGCGGAGTGGAACGGCGCGACACCCGACAGCGTCTGTGCGATCTTCGACCTCGAGAAGTTCCCGGGCAAGCGTTCGCTGGAGAAGCGCCCGAAGAAGAACCTGGAGTGGGCGCTGCTTTGCGACGGTGTCGCGAAAGAGGACCTCTATGACGTGCTCGACGAGGATGGCGGCGTGGAACGCGCGCTGGCCAAGCTGGGCACCATCAAGGACCAGGTGGTCTGGTGGTCCGCAGGCGCCGACACGCCTCAGTTGCTGGCGGATGGCGAGGTCGTGATGGGATCGACCTACAACGGGCGCCTCTTTTCTGTTATCGAAGAACAGAAGCAGCCGGTTGCCATGCTTTGGGACTGGCAGGTCTTCGACTTTGACGGCTGGATCATTCCCGCCGATCTGCCCGAAGACCGTCTGGCGCGCGTCAAGGACTTCGTGAAGTTCGCCACCGACACGCAGCGCCTCGCCGACCAGGCGAAATACATCTCTTACGGCCCGGCCCGCGCATCGTCGCAGCCGCTGGTGTCGACCCATGCCGATCTGGGGATCGAGATGGGGCCGCACATGCCGACGAACCCCGCCAACCAGAAAAACTTCCTCGTGAACAACATCGAGTGGTGGGCGGACAACCAGGACGACGTGGAAGCGCGCTTCCAGTCCTGGCTGGTCAAATAG
- a CDS encoding ABC transporter ATP-binding protein, with protein MADGSSGDAFVAFERVQKSYDGETLVVKDLNLSMPKGEFLTMLGPSGSGKTTCLMMLAGFETATHGEILLDGKPINNIPPHKRGIGMVFQNYALFPHMTVAENLSFPLEVRKIGKSEREKKVKRALDMVQMGAFGGRRPAQLSGGQQQRIALARALVFEPELVLMDEPLGALDKQLREHMQFEITNLAHSLGITTVYVTHDQTEALTMSDRVAVFDDGRIQQLDPPDVLYEEPKNSFVAQFIGENNTLEGVVQEIKGDHCVVKLDGGEVIDATPVNVTKVGERTKVSIRPERVEFNKDRLQPGAHTLKAEVLEFIYMGDIFRTRLKVAGKDDFVIKTRNAPDQVRLEPGSTVEIGWLPQDCRALDAI; from the coding sequence TTGGCAGATGGATCTTCGGGCGACGCATTCGTCGCATTCGAGCGTGTGCAGAAGAGCTACGACGGCGAAACGCTGGTCGTGAAAGACCTCAACCTCTCGATGCCGAAGGGCGAGTTTCTGACGATGCTCGGGCCCTCGGGGTCCGGCAAGACCACCTGCCTGATGATGCTCGCCGGTTTCGAGACCGCCACGCATGGTGAAATTCTTCTGGACGGAAAGCCGATCAACAACATTCCGCCGCACAAGCGCGGGATCGGCATGGTCTTCCAGAACTACGCGCTCTTCCCCCACATGACGGTTGCGGAAAACCTTTCGTTCCCGCTCGAAGTGCGCAAGATCGGCAAGTCCGAGCGCGAAAAAAAGGTCAAGCGCGCGCTGGACATGGTCCAGATGGGGGCCTTTGGCGGGCGCCGTCCGGCACAGCTTTCGGGGGGGCAGCAGCAGCGGATCGCGCTGGCCCGCGCCTTGGTTTTCGAGCCCGAACTGGTGCTGATGGACGAACCGCTCGGCGCGCTCGACAAGCAGCTTCGCGAGCATATGCAGTTCGAGATCACCAACCTGGCGCACAGCCTCGGGATCACGACGGTTTACGTGACCCACGACCAGACAGAAGCGCTGACCATGTCTGACCGCGTGGCGGTTTTCGACGACGGACGCATCCAGCAGCTCGATCCGCCAGATGTGCTTTACGAGGAGCCGAAGAACAGCTTCGTCGCGCAGTTCATCGGCGAGAACAACACGCTTGAGGGCGTGGTGCAGGAGATCAAGGGCGACCACTGCGTGGTCAAACTGGACGGGGGCGAAGTGATCGACGCGACGCCGGTGAACGTGACGAAGGTCGGTGAGCGGACCAAGGTCTCCATCCGGCCCGAGCGGGTCGAGTTCAACAAGGACCGCCTGCAGCCCGGCGCGCACACGCTGAAGGCCGAGGTGTTGGAGTTCATCTACATGGGCGACATCTTCCGCACACGGCTGAAGGTGGCGGGCAAAGACGACTTTGTCATCAAGACGCGCAATGCGCCCGACCAGGTGCGTCTGGAGCCCGGCAGCACGGTCGAAATCGGCTGGCTCCCGCAGGACTGTCGCGCGCTCGACGCCATCTGA